From a region of the Polynucleobacter corsicus genome:
- the ilvC gene encoding ketol-acid reductoisomerase → MKVFYDKDADLSLIKGKKVTIIGYGSQGHAHALNLKDSGCNVTVGLRKDGASWSKAANAGLTVKEVGAAVKDADVVMMLLPDEQIADVYSKEVHGNIKQGAALAFAHGFNVHYGQVQPRADLDVIMIAPKAPGHTVRGTYAQGGGVPHLIAVYQDKSGSARDVALSYATANGGGRAGIIETNFREETETDLFGEQAVLCGGAVELIKAGFETLVEAGYAPEMAYFECLHELKLIVDLIYEGGIANMNYSISNNAEYGEYVTGPRVVTEDTKNAMRQCLKDIQTGEYAKSFILENKAGAPTLISRRRLNAEHDIEVVGAKLRAMMPWIAKNKLVDQTKN, encoded by the coding sequence ATGAAAGTTTTTTACGATAAAGACGCCGATTTGTCCCTCATTAAAGGCAAAAAAGTAACCATCATTGGTTACGGATCACAGGGTCACGCACACGCATTGAACCTTAAAGATTCAGGCTGTAACGTGACCGTTGGTTTGCGTAAAGATGGCGCTTCCTGGAGCAAAGCTGCAAATGCTGGCTTGACAGTAAAAGAAGTTGGCGCAGCAGTTAAAGATGCTGACGTAGTGATGATGCTCTTGCCTGACGAGCAAATCGCTGATGTATACAGCAAAGAAGTTCATGGCAATATCAAGCAGGGCGCTGCATTGGCATTCGCTCATGGCTTTAACGTTCACTACGGTCAAGTTCAGCCACGCGCTGACTTGGACGTAATCATGATTGCACCTAAAGCACCAGGCCACACTGTACGTGGTACTTATGCTCAAGGCGGCGGCGTTCCTCATTTGATCGCTGTGTACCAAGATAAATCTGGTTCAGCGCGTGATGTTGCTTTGTCATATGCAACAGCTAACGGCGGTGGTCGTGCCGGCATCATTGAAACTAACTTCCGCGAAGAAACTGAAACTGACTTGTTCGGTGAGCAGGCTGTTCTTTGTGGTGGCGCAGTAGAGTTGATCAAAGCTGGTTTCGAAACTTTGGTTGAAGCGGGTTACGCTCCTGAGATGGCTTACTTCGAGTGCTTGCATGAGCTCAAGTTGATTGTTGACTTGATCTACGAAGGTGGTATCGCCAACATGAACTACTCTATCTCCAATAACGCTGAGTACGGTGAATACGTCACTGGCCCACGTGTTGTGACTGAAGATACTAAGAATGCAATGCGTCAGTGCTTGAAAGACATTCAGACTGGTGAGTACGCCAAGAGCTTTATCTTGGAAAACAAGGCAGGTGCGCCTACTTTGATTTCACGTCGTCGCTT